TGttgtaaatgcggtagaagatgcagagtgaccccacatctctgcAACGCATAGGGAAAGAAATTGGTCGTTTAtcaattcaaaacatttttttatatctatttaaactGATATTGGAGTCCCTGAACTAAGTCGAGGGAGACCTGTACATCAGTGTACTCAGCTATTCCATCTTAATGAAATGCAATTCAATCCTGGGTTCGCGTTCcagtgatttttattattatattcatcataattctattgtttatctGTCTATCAATGAATCAGCAACAAGCAATAAAAGTGCTGcgtcattttaattaatttgcgatacaTGTTTTTGCTTGCTTCTATACTAAGTttaattgaaatgtttttgtatatgtgAAAAGTGACCTCATAAACTCTAAATTCAATTACACGGTTATAACTTCATCTATCACtgttcatcacagcgtaaacacagtCAGTCAGAAAGAGACGAGTAGAAGAGTGCATTATTTCAGTTGATAAATATGGGTTAAAACTTATAGTCAAcatgtattattgtattatagtaTCAAAGTTAACTGTTACatatagtaaattataatttaattgtagactggaggtatatatatatatatatatatatatatatatatccaaTGCTTAAGTGACGACCGTTGGGTCTGGTTTTAACTGTAGTAGAAATAGACCTTACATTTaatactaacgaaacacacaaaataataataataattaaaagagaaaaataacaaaaaaatatgaaagaatagtgtgtaatgtgtgtgtgtgttgtggttgtaactggctCTGGCTCAGCTTtggagcagactgttccacagcgctggttaTTCTGCCATAGACCACAACAGTCAGTTTGCGGTTCAGAcgcaaaaaaaagaaaaataatgttacaataataataaaattaagtcgGTTACATTCAGAATTAAGGGAGttaagttattacgtaattagctaACTTAACATCTTATAGTGatcatatcaatattaaaattatatgttttaaaggAACGGATTGCCTTGGTTGCCATTTATATTCTGGCTTCTAGTTTTATCCACAACAAAGTGTTATCCAAAATGGCCTGAACTGTTTGTAGGAAAGGTTGGCCTTGCCGCTTTTTTGCTCGACTTGGCAGGGTACACCCGTGACCCCAGATAAAGaagctcttttatgagtaacGCCATTTTCAAAGTGTCTTAAATTAATGACGTAAGATAAACAATGTACATCGcttattatttggtaatttatACATGTATCTTGAAATATATAGCTTGCGTTTGTGCAAACATGGagctttaatatttaaatgtgaaaGTACATTCAATTAAGTTCTCACGATTAAAATACTAACTTtggattattttatgtaaccaCGATAAAATGCGGTCAAAATGGCAACCAGAAAACACGGTATGATGACTTGTTTCAGAATTtctgttttattcaaatattgaaCAGACAAAACATATagttgtatattaaattattgttcttAATATATTCCATAACAAAGACTTTGATAAGGGCGTGGAAAGATTTTATCGCCTTATCAGTTATCACACATCTTATTTATATGCACTTATATTTGACATTTCAATGACATTCAGGCGCAGTCTCGACTTGGTCAAAagaattttttgtttagtattgtattttattgacataacttttagaaAACTAACTAATTaacttttgtaaaataattgaaaatttataataaaacataaaacttcaaatctgttaaaaagtgtttttctattttaatttttttgtttgtttaagaAGTGTGTCAGGCAAAGTAGAAATAGGCTACTTGCCTACTTGTATAATTCTCTAAAAGTAATCAAAATTCATTGACTTTCTCACTAGATACTTTGTGATtcaaaatagtaattaaaattcaataaaattcaagtctttattataaaaataattcaatcatGTTTGCATGTGGTTAACAACACAACAGTACAGTGCAGTTATAACTGTACACCACAATGAATAAACTAGTCCAAGATTTTAtgaacaataaaatagatttatattaacttaaaaccACAGATgcttatttctattttaatgtAGAAACTAAAAATCGTTTACCATCAACGGCAATCAACAAGCGATCATGTGTCCACGtgtggctcacctgatgttaagtgataccgcccatggacattgccagaaggcgcgcaagtgcgttgcgggcctttcaagaattagtatgctcttttcttgaaggaccctaagtaaggttccacatagtggtggtgcgcggcaaaaactgccttagaaaacgatCAGTAGTGGGTCACTACaaacgtcgaggtgatacggatggtattttgtggTTTTTAATAACAGCCTCTGCTCCATAAATCTATTTCCGATTCTTATCCTCATCGTCGAATGTAATCTTCTGCAACACTTTCATCACTTCAATACGAGCTTCGAGCTTCCGTCGATCCGAAAGCTTCCTAAACATCGGTATCAGAGACATGACAAACTGCCTATCATCATCATCTTCATCTCTGGCTTTCTTTTTACTCTCCAATACATCACTCTGTTCCTCTTCATACGCTTCTGGCACTATGCTTACTTCCTGGGGATCTGTAAAGGCGAAATCTATGTCTTGTGTCTCGTATTGAGCTTCTAGAGGATCGCTATCATCGTCGCTGTACTTGATTTCCACGTCGTTGGTATCACCACCAAGAAAACTGAGATCGTTGAAGTATCCatatctttttctttttcttattgCTATAGAGTTCTCAACTTTGAATCGTTCCCTACGTTGTAGTTTCAGTTCTCTCGTGTAACATGTCCGGAGGCTTTTCCAACGCTTCTGGATGTCGCGAACTGCAAAGAAAAGTTCTGTAAGTTTTCAGACGGAAAAGCGAAACTTGTTTCGCAGACTTGACTTATTAAAGCCCGACACAATCAATATATAgaacatatacattttatttatttaaaaataagctaCTATGACAAATACTCCAAGGCGGTACGAGTATTATAGTTTTTTCACAGATCACAATTGTGCTCCTATTTGGACTGAGGACAAAtcgttgtttttaatttattttattattgtttattacttaagatatcATGTGgtacatggtgtaatggttgcagcctTTTACAAacgtgtaaaataaaaaacttggtgattaaaaagagtggcggagagtttattgccagttcttctctttcgttctacgcccttgatttgagaaccggcagtatatgtaaaattagacGCATTTAATGTACCtataggtatttattttttgacgttcataagtgtacattgtgttacctatatgaataaattattttgacttttgaattATTGTACATGAAAACATTCTTATATACACCATTACACAACACGAATTAAGTATTACTTGaaacgtatttaataatttgtatattaagaattccatctttggctttaagtataatatttttttggtataTATTATTCTTGTTAACTGtacgaaaaaataaataaacaagaaagCGAACTAAGCAGGCGAAGGCTTTCAAGGATTATACAGGATGACATTAGTTTATAGCGTCATAAAAGTagatttaaatcaatttaacacgagtttattgtaaaacataaaaacaccTGCCAAGCATTTTTCTTTGAACTAACATAAGTGTTATTTTATAGACTGGCGTGGTTTGAATGTCATAAATTGTGGGATTTTGACGACTTCCAAAAAAAGTACTACTTTCTAGTGCGTGGGTTGGTTGTTTACGCTTTTTTCTATTTCCTCAACTGAGATTGAGCGATTCTCAACCTTAAGGTCGTCTTCGGTTGTGcaaaggttaaactatgaccGTATCAAAATCCTATACGCTtcggaaatataaaaaacatcagAAGAGACTCCTGCCTGCCccctgtttaaaaaaaagggtgcgtgtacttatgtacgcgcgtaagaagttatacttctttggcattattaaaaatagtttttgattgcatgcaaataattaattacaattaaataatcaaagactggaaaaggagtcattatagtcaataaagttcagtttacatttgaaaaattaaataaataattattattctcttacattaagtgtaacataaattctattattattcgaatgttgtttttaaattatgtccaatgccgtagcatcttccgtgggcaacttcattctgttaattttgtgtaacggtgcgcgcgtatcgtaaaatttcactctcatcaattttcataacgcgcctaaagaagtataacttcaaaaaaaaaaccggAATCATTTTTGACGGGGAGCTGAACAGAGCTTTAATTCTAGCCAAGCTCTATCGCAAGGTAGATAAATGAAATTATCGATAAAATCGTTTGTATTTGAACACAAATACCGGTAAACTGACGGTTTTTGTCAGTCAAGATCGgctaagtttaatttaaattctgcCAAAACGGTAATATACACGGCGTAACTAGGGATTGCAATCCGGAAAAACGGATCCGGTAATCCGGCGGATCCGGCATCATTTAATGGTTACCGGATCCGGTACCAATATACCGTATCCGAAGACCGGATCCGGTGCTAGCGGTTATGGGAAAATGTGGCCTTTTCGGCCGCAGGCTATATTTGCAGCTCTATTAGAAGTCGTTTAGCTGATGAcacaattaacaatatttgttttctacgatcttattttcaaaatcaatattgattttcttttaatacttatatttttttacaattattacttaaaataattatttatcgtaAGTTGATTAAACTAAAGAGTTCTAAACTCATTATTGTGATAATTTTTGCCATTCATTCGTTCGACAGATTCATCAAATCATGATGGTATCTGTCATAATCATAAATACCTATAAGACTTGTTTGTTAGCATTCtcaaatactttaataatgattttgaTCTCATTTCAGTTAATTACGTAAGGTTAATTGTATCTATTAGATATTATAGTTacttgataattaatattgttacttatAAATTGATCTATCTGTGAAAGTGAAATCTAGAAAGACTGAGCTACTCGTTACGtcgtaaaattattactagtTACGTACactactaaattttaattgttttcttgTTGTCTATTTGTCTTAACATTGGTTAGGCAATAAAGtcgattttatatatttgtgatttattttttataaactaccTACATATAACTGCAGTGACACTTGATTAACTCACTTATTTTGTACTAAAAAGCGAAAATCATCTTGATTTAATCAATCGGTCGGATCCGGTCAGATCCGGCCGGATTGATGGGAATCCGGTCGGATCCGGCCGGACTGAAAATGACGCCGGATTGCAATCCCTAGGCGTAACACGTTTATTGCTGCTATAAACCACAAAACATATCGGTCAGTGAACTCTAGACCATTCGTCTTAATACGTTggattcattttaataatacttgaaatatgaaataatattacaaggact
The nucleotide sequence above comes from Pieris napi chromosome 22, ilPieNapi1.2, whole genome shotgun sequence. Encoded proteins:
- the LOC125060639 gene encoding uncharacterized protein LOC125060639; this translates as MFEINPIKLIKSIKSRPALYTKNDPMYSHRKHKDRLWREVCMEVHPSWEELKPVERVEGVRDIQKRWKSLRTCYTRELKLQRRERFKVENSIAIRKRKRYGYFNDLSFLGGDTNDVEIKYSDDDSDPLEAQYETQDIDFAFTDPQEVSIVPEAYEEEQSDVLESKKKARDEDDDDRQFVMSLIPMFRKLSDRRKLEARIEVMKVLQKITFDDEDKNRK